Part of the Propionimicrobium sp. PCR01-08-3 genome, CCACCGTCATCATCATCGATGACGGTGATTCCCTTAGACGCTGCGAGCGCTACTACTTCGTGCTTGAAGTACATAGCGCGAGGTTGAAGGTTCGTGAACTCGGGGTGGTCCGCGTATTGGTACCCAGCCACCGAGAGTTTGCCCCGATGTATCCATACGCGGATGGTCGCCTCTTTCACATCGAATATTCCGGCGACTTCCCAAGCTGTAAGACAATCGGCAAATTGGTCATTCATCGCTAACCGATCTGATTTTGGGTGCACAAAAACACCAAGTGGTCGTTACAGTACCACACTCTGCCATGTTGTGCACGCACACCCACAACGCTCACACCATGCCTCCGGTCGCAAGAGCCGACAATCGAGTCGCGATCTCGGCGTCTCGGGCGGCAGCAGCGTGCTGATATAACAGAGCCGCACCTGGTGTCGAATGTCCCAGCCGATTCATCAGTTCTGCGAGTGTCGCGCCGGTCTGCGCCGCCAACACTGCACCAGTGTGCCGTAGGTCATGGAAGTGCATCGTGGGGTGGCCGGCCAAGACTCTGGCGCGATAGAACCCCCAGCCTCCGGCATACTGCTTTCCCCCGTCGGGCGTCCTTCTGGCTGTGGGAGCACGACCGTACACTGACGATGGTGCGAGTGTGCCGCCTTGAGCGGCGGGGAAGACGCGACCGTTACGGCCAGGCTCTGCGAACCTATCGAGATGGTCAGCAATCGCCAGCCTGAGGTGCGGCGGGATCGCTACGTCGCGAGACCCTGCGTCAGACTTCGGCGTGTCGATATGAACCTCGCCGCCTGCTCGGGTCACACCACGACGAACTTTGATTTGCATGTTCGTGAGGTCGATATCCTTGCGTCGTAGCTCAGCCAGTTCACCAAACCGGAGCGAGCACCATGCCGCCAACAGCACCAGCAGCCGATGACGTTCAGGCATGGCCTCGACCAGCGCGGCCAGTTCACTGATGGTCAACGGGGTTACTTTATGCGCTC contains:
- a CDS encoding site-specific integrase → MLHDTQSQDHRPGPVKGSSRRSFGRIRKLPSGRWQVAYTGPDAHVYKAASTFDDEDTARAWLAAERKLIDLDEWLPPSQRGQRSKRRKVPLFGDYASSWIERRIVKGRALKPRTRAEYDRLLESVLSPDFGKLPLTAITRELVSVWWEGLPKTATQNARAYSLLRTILGGAIEDGYLAANPCHVRGAGNVTRAHKVTPLTISELAALVEAMPERHRLLVLLAAWCSLRFGELAELRRKDIDLTNMQIKVRRGVTRAGGEVHIDTPKSDAGSRDVAIPPHLRLAIADHLDRFAEPGRNGRVFPAAQGGTLAPSSVYGRAPTARRTPDGGKQYAGGWGFYRARVLAGHPTMHFHDLRHTGAVLAAQTGATLAELMNRLGHSTPGAALLYQHAAAARDAEIATRLSALATGGMV